Proteins found in one Mangifera indica cultivar Alphonso chromosome 15, CATAS_Mindica_2.1, whole genome shotgun sequence genomic segment:
- the LOC123198417 gene encoding cyclic nucleotide-gated ion channel 1-like produces MRLKVQEIVRSKTFKMLSTNRREQIKSHLQYVWQETGVVDGQHFLDILPSGLQEDVLRELCLEMLKKVYVFKRFDEQILKEICDHLKPVLYAKGHCIVRKDERIKAMFFIIGGTVLFTVTARDSYFGAEEYRDGEFWGEEIAISCLHPQWNWEPMSNGKVRAATEVQAFALELDDLNKALEKIKKLPNLYSLQWKTKNARIIQISWHRYKKKKKELQITLNVEENSLQFSKSKPKLLLEQLV; encoded by the exons ATGAGATTGAAGGTCCAAGAGATAGTTCGATCCAAGACTTTTAAAATGCTCTCCACAAATCGGCGAGAACAAATTAAGAGTCATTTGCAGTATGTATGGCAAGAAACTGGAGTTGTTGATGGACAACATTTTCTTGATATTCTTCCTTCAGGCCTCCAAGAAGATGTATTGAGAGAACTTTGCTTAGAAATGCTTAAGAAA GTGTATGTGTTTAAAAGATTCGAtgaacaaattttaaaagaaatttgtgACCATCTTAAGCCAGTGTTGTATGCAAAAGGACATTGTATTGTTAGAAAAGACGAGAGAATCAAGGCAATGTTCTTCATCATAGGCGGCACAGTACTATTTACTGTGACTGCGAGGGATAGTTACTTTGGGGCTGAGGAATACCGTGATGGTGAATTCTGGGGTGAAGAAATTGCAATATCTTGTTTGCATCCTCAATGGAATTGGGAACCCATGTCGAATGGAAAAGTTAGGGCAGCTACTGAAGTTCAAGCTTTTGCCCTAGAGTTGGATGACCTGAACAAGGctttagaaaaaattaagaagTTGCCCAACCTTTACTCGCTGCAGTGGAAAACTAAAAATGCTCGTATTATACAAATATCTTGGCACCgttataagaagaagaaaaaggagcTTCAAATTACCCTTAATGTGGAAGAAAATTCTTTACAATTCTCAAAGTCAAAACCCAAACTGCTCTTGGAGCAATTGGTCTAG